GTTTTCCTAAATAAATAGGCCTGGACCCAACTCATgtacacgataaaatattttagaacccAACACATAAActcgttaaaaatataaaacgcgTTGCAGGGACCCAAATCAtggcatttttttaaaatttggtatCGAACTTGAGGTTGTCCCTAATTGTCTAgacttaaatcattttaaacctgattattttaaatataactggcaatgtgtataatattacataatatgtacctactattttatattatttttacagggACGCAGATGGGGATAAGGCGTACAGATTGACATTGCAAACCCGGGAACAACACATACGTCGTGAACGGGCGACCAGCAACATTTGTACTGCCCAAGCTCTGCTAGCAAATGTAGTAGCTATGTATGCAGTCTACCACGGTCCCGTAGGACTGAGAACTATTGCCCAGAGAGTGCACAACTGTGCCGTGATACTTAAGACAGCGCTTGACGAAATACCAGGATGCAGTACGAGCGATGGCATTTTTTTCGATACCTTGCACTTGAAGAGCACGATTTCTCAACAGGAGATAATCAAAAAGTGTAAAGAAAAACTGATCAACCTGAGGTTTTTCGAAGACCAATCTGTGAGGAGTATACCTTTATCTACGTTTTATTATAGTTCTATGCAAATGCTACGGGTTTTATTTTAACTCGGTATTTTTCGtgtaatagataggtatatctCTGGATGAGACGGTAACTGTCGCAGACTTAAACGACTTGTTATGGATTTTCGGATGCGAAAAAAGTATAAATGAAGTAagaagtacatttttataatattcatatgtataattgtataaatatataagcatATGGTTGTGCATGTATAGgtgattcaaatattaaataatatattaaaactaattggtTCTAGATTATATCTAATGATGAGCTTTTAGAAAAAAGTgtaagtaaaacaatatttaaaaggaCCTCGCAGTATTTACAACATTCAGTATTTAACAATCATCAATCAGAAACAAAAATTGTTCGATACATGAAACAATTGGAAAATAAAGACGTTTCACTTGTTCACTCCATGATTCCATTAGTGAGTAAAGTTATCGATTggaaaatatatagaaattaatttaatttaataattttagggATCATGCACTATGAAATTGAATGCTACCGTCGAGCTGTTACCGCTTTCAGAACCTGGATTCATTAACATTCATCCATTTGTACCACCTGATCAAGTTCCGGGATACCATCAAATTTTACAAGAATTAGAATATGATCTCTGCCAGCTTACTGGTTATGACAAAATATCTTTTCAGCCCAATAGGTATACCTGCAATCTGcatgcataaataatattttaaatacttttatgaaTATCTAAAACACACTCTTAGCGGCTCTCAAGGAGAATTCGCCGGTCTTTGCGCCATAATGAAATATCATCAACACCGCGGGGATAAAGACAGAAAAGTGTGTCTAATTCCCACGTCAGCACATGGTACAAATCCAGCATCAGCACAAATGGCTGGAATGGATATTCAGTTGGTGAATGTGTCCAAAGATGGTTGCATTGATCTACAACACCTCAAAGATAAGGTATTTATATCATACTATTTTATTAGGTCTTTATAGTACCTTTAGgctatatagtaggtagtataatataagataagagtttatatttgttatataaaatattacaaacttgttctgttttttaattacttgtataggttaataaatataaaaatcaattatcatGTATAATGATAACATATCCGTCTACTAATGGAGTATTTGAAGAATCTGTTATGGACATATGTGAATTAATACATTCAAATGGTGgacaagtaattaaaatataatgattttgagacaataaatatatatataaaacttaactgataattcaaaattaaggTTTATTTGGATGGAGCTAACATGAATGCACAAGTTGGATTGTGTCGGCCTGGTGATATTGGAGCAGATGTATCTCATTTGAATTTACATAAGACATTCTGTATACCTCATGGAGGGGGAGGTCCTGGAATGGGGCCAATAGTTGTGTAAGgaattaatagtaatttatatatatttatagttgatataaatttataatttaatgtaatattacttGTTGCTTAGTAAATCACACTTGGCTCCATATCTGCCAACTCACCCAATTATTCACAATGATAATGATTTAAGTTTGGGTACTGTTAGTGCTTCTCCTTACGGATCAGCTTCTATCATACCCATTTCCTGGGcatatataaaagtaattagtATTTTACTTCTATAAAacatatactattaataataaatttatatagttaatggGCTCTCAAGGACTCAGGAAAGCCACTCAAGTAGCTATATTAAATGCGAATTATATgagtaaaaaattaagtactcactacaaaacattatttgttggtaCTAAATGTGGATTAGTAGCTCATGAATTCATAATAGACTCCagagaatttaaaaaaactgcaaATATTGAAGCTACCGATATTGCTAAGCGATTAATAGATTACGGTCTGTACATATAGACATAATTTAtagaagtataaatataatagattgtGATTATTTCTTAGGATTTCATGCTCCTACTATGTCTTGGCCGGTTGCTGGTACATTGATGATAGAACCTACAGAATCTGAGAGTAAAATTGAATTAGATAGATTCTGTAATGCTTTAATCAgtgagtaaattaattaattaatttaattattttgttgaaaattaaacatttttttttataattcctacttatataattcatatttttaaggtATAAGGGAAGAAATCAGACAAATAGAGAATGGTGTAGCTGATCGGGAACAGAATGTCTTAAAGTTAGCACCACATACATTGAAACAAATTTGTAGTGATGAATGGAATAGACCATATTCTAGAAAATTAGCAGCTTATCCAATGgtagtacaaatttaaaatctatattctaataacataatatccacctaatatttaatattttttttattagggatACGAGCAAAAAGTATGGCCAAGTGTAAGTCGCATCGACAGTAAATATGGAGATCAAAATGTAGTTTGCAGTTGCCCATtagtattttaaactttataaatacatcaataatattcAGAGAAACCAAAAACATGACTACATgagaacaaaaaatatattttatacattattttaaatacaaacataataggcaatagttgtgatttttaaaacgcaatacctacctatgtttaaactattgtctattgctaagtattatttatattgtatgtaaagtaggtaataataatctTTCCTTCTATTGCTGAACACCtgcaaaaacaaatcaaatgtacatcaataaattaataattaaagtgtaacattattgcattaaaatatagtaatgtgCAATGATATATCTATCACAGATGTTTATATGGTACATACCTAGACACCTAGTatctattcatattttattctatcgatatgacataataattaataacatgttCTATATAGTGGCGGATTTAAGGGTTCAAATGTATCAGTAACATACTTATgaaattgtagttttttttaaccttATCTAATCTAACAATGATAAATGATATTGTagtttgcaaaataaaatttatttttttttatgctaaaaagttaactatatataatttaggtgGGCTCCAGTATCAATATTATGAGAACAGTCACGTCATTAAAATGGATTAAAAAAGCCAGTaagtaaaaatagtaggtatatgacTATACAACTTTTGCATGTTTAAATTCAACACTGttctaataataactattactatatttattattgttcctCATAAGATTAATATCCAACATCCAGTCAAAATGTCTCCGCGTGATCACCAAAGTCTCTTTTCTATATCTCCTGCACTCTTTTACCACTCACTCCAGCAAGAGTGCAAGACATCTCTATGCTACCAGTCAAATATGTCGCGAAAGTCCAATAGGTGCAACTAAGGTTAAAATACTGGGGGGTCTACAGCGTTTTTATTCCCGTCTACTAAATCTCCATAATCCACTAGTCACCGAATTATCATCTGCCACTACCATATGTGACCCTCTAAGGCAGTGACGCCCAAAAAATTTGGTATTCGTTCTTAGAACAAGCGGGGTCCACACAATTCACGggcctaaaattgtattcatttagacaaaaaaaaaataataattaaatgtagtagactaaaaattaaaatactggtAATTATTTGTACAAGAgacaagtataatttataaatatataataaaaaaattaaagaaataattaggCAGTGCCCTCCCCCTCCACCACTTAAGATGAAGTATGTTATACAAACactcaattatttaaatcacgGGACAcgttgaaaatatcaaaataataatcctgattttaagtttaaaattcttattCCATGAGTATACTAAACAGAATCTATGGTAAAGATACATTTTATCATCTATGTTCTATAAGacatgctattataaacatttgatcAAATTTCTAaggttatttgtattttgaagtacaatcaaaatatgaaaatcaaTTTAGTTGAAAACtgtttttgtgtaaaaattccagtttttccttaaatttgttttttttttgattattttgaaaattactcttcttgttaaatatttagaaatataaacaatttattttataagttgacATTTGCTTACCTATTcaataaagaaaaacaatatgtaattcgtttagtaatacaaatttattttatttaaattaaaaaattcaatttataataattttaatagttataataatatgaaacatgACAATCTTTTTAATCGAATGTATGACAATAATGTTGGCCAGCCAAATTTTTCACAACCTCTATTCTAAGCTGCCAATTTGttgtattaattacaaaaatgttgcATGACTAgatgtaaaaaactaaataatagagATTCATGTACTTTGttcttatataaaattatttttgagcaaaataatagataaaaaaaaatctacaataAGCCTAATGTTAATAGTgcaatgaacaaaataaaaattaatgagaattaatttaaaatataaaaaggcaCTACATTGTCATCCGAGGAagactgtttattaattttgtactgtttatagtattatagtcatGCGTGGCAATGGAAAAGtaaaatgcttatattttcaaaagtataaaattaaccGTTAAAACATATCTTTggtaaacaacaatatttaactaaatgGCACTGATTTTGGTCTTGGTTTTAAAGCTAACATATAAAATCATGCCAAATAGATTTGAATATATGattcgaaaattaaaaaattaaaaaatgaaggaTGAAGTGTCTGGACAAcccttttaaacttttatacagAGGTAGGAATACAGCTGTTCTCTTCAGTCTGTCGTATTAAGCTATAGTGCATTTCCTTTGCTGGTGTTTGAGAGGTACTGGTCGTAAAACGGCTCTTACGGCTTCATCAAATACCTTTAGGATTCacaagaataattttaatatcgtaGAATAATTAGGTTCATAAGAAACCACAAATTATTTCACTTACCAGTTTTAATCCTCTTTGAGTCAATGCAGAACATTCGAGATATTTTACAGCTCTTATTTTATTGGCCAACTTTTGTCCCTGTTCACGTTTGATTGGGGACAGTCCTTGTTCAGACAAAACATTTAACGTTTCTTTGTCTTCTCTTAAATCTATTTTCGTACCAACTAAAATCATAGGAGCGTCTGGACAGTGATGTTTAATTTCCGGATACCATTTGGAAACCACATTTTCAAAAGAAGATGGACTAGCAACACTAAAGCAAACCAAAAATACGTcagtctgaaaaaaaaaaaaaattaaaacaacagtTGTGACAATCAATAAGTTAAATAACAAAAGTTAACCTGTGGATAGGAAAGTGGTCTTAGACGGTCGTAATCTTCTTGGCCAGCCGTATCCCATAGACCAAGGCTGACAGGAATACTGTCTACCACCATGGGTGCAGAGTAGTTATCAAATCTATTGGACGACAATCAATACTCAATGATATTGTTTAGCctgttgtttttaattgtttgacgGTTAAATACTTACACAGTAGGTACGTATTCTCCTGGAAAGCTGTCAGTAGTATACGATATTAACATACAAGTCTTGCCCACTGTACCATCGCCGACAACCACACACTTGATTGGTCGTCCTGCtgacatattttgattttgaaattttttattttttattctatgttGTCTGTTCAAAATCCCAATGCACAATCTGTTTGTCTTTCAAActggaataaattatatacatttaaaattccgAGAACTCGCCGTATAGTAGCCAGCACtaaaacaatactttttatcGGTTTAACAGCCACTAAATACAATAGGCACGACCCATGTCAATTacttttaattagtttaatgattagcaaataaaaaaataaattagaaattttaCTTGCTATTatcatttgttattttatttatcaacattgGTAGGCAGTTATCATTGTTGAATTGGCTATAATTGGTTGTTCGTTTGAGGTTACATTGATACAACTTTACTACGTCCCTACCACGGCTAAATACACACAATATGAGACATGGGCctacagcagcagcagcagctgttgtcaatgtacctatttattattattattatatatttatatacaatattacgaGACACTAAAATacgaattattcaaattattccaattattatttattattgatataattgatatttatatttgatactatacaattatagtGGAAGTGGACACCCCACTGTGACCACgtcccacataataatataatttaaaatattattttctaaaatataaaaattacattcaaTAAAAAGAGACGGATAAGTGGATGTCTGCTGTATAGTacgttacaagtgagtcactgtataatgaatggtattaaatttgaattcaatgatataatattgtatagtatgaaAAATCATTCTGAGCGGTGACAGTTTGTCGGTgtggataattattattttatattatatttattatttataattttatattgtatagttattatttacaagctattattaatacctacggtagccggtaagttgaattaatattataaaattacaataaaataactaaaatcgttatttttgattatttaatattgtaacaatacctattgtaatatgtcttttcgtccaaatttgaacataaaataaatataaaaaaaaactatactcaggtaaatttatatttttgagattttttggctATAGAATAACCTATTACtcttcaatccttagctataaaagttgaacattttacacatttttaactacaaaatcattttaaaatttaaaatttgataaatgtgtcaaaaatcgaactaaatgttataaaaaaaatttgggcctatgtattttttatatttttcaactcttattttaacaatatatcaggagctttgtattaatttttaatactttttaatactaaaaaactgaaaaacgttgaaattgaaaatgttcgttaacagctcaaaaagagtcaaaatattttcaaaaatgtatattgtcgtacatagaaaatgaaaatataaatatgcagTGAAATtctcatgtatctacagttatttgtttttgaattacaacaaaataataaaatcgctacatgagaaatcgaatgaatatccagtgtaaaagtatgaactttaaacgctcataaatatttaatttgacattgtttgtaaacattttttttttttataaaggtagacaaacttataagaaatcttgtattacattttcaaatcttagattaaaaaagaaaattttttatgaatttctaacttaataaataactaaataatttgcacattttcgttatttgtacgtattttgtcaagatttgaactttaaattaaaatgaattgtgactatggatttttaatatttttaaatattgtaacaatatattaggagctttgtattaaattgtcatgtTTTTtacccaaataaataaaattataagtaatattaatagttgtctggtatagtatgtacctactgtcACCTCATAAAGAATTATGTAACGATATAGTTTTaggataaaatttttttgtataataaaaaactgATGAGAAATCTTCCAATACATTTTCATGTCTtagttctttaaatttaaattgaaaatgtaatgaaacTTTGACTACCAACCTATAGATACTATTtagtatactaaataattttcatgttttcgtgattttgtcaaattttgtaaaagttTCAACCTACAGGTAAAATACTTTCCGTTTAGCAGTGGTACATATTTTAAGCATTATGTGCTCTCGGTCAATATTTTACTGCACCGACTCTCGAAGAATTAGCATTACACGTCTATCTATACTTAATTGATCCTTatttagaacatattttatagaaactagaaagtaaaacaaaaaagaaaccTCTTACGAGTTATGTTGCTTTTACAGAAATTCACGAATATAGAAAATACATTAGctcattttaacataaatatgtttttgagctGGATACAAGATTTTATGTTTCTGCCCGGTTTTTCATAAAGTTATCTTTGTCATGGTTACTTACTAACAAAAACAAATCTATGAGTCATAGATTTTCcttatagagaaaaaatatcgagtagcgtgctatgtttttttgtatagacaTATGAAATCTTATTTCAACATacataattagatatttaaataaaaattgttaatttttcatCTGTAATTTATACGATTTTAGTTACATtgcaattcaaaattattaataataaatatttaaaacattttgccATTACGTTTATTATACCGTGATATACATagtgaattattcaaaatatttaaactaacttTAAGTCAATTATAATACCATAAGccttatataaacatatatatatttatgtatatatactttatataaattatatatctacCATATTACGGTAGGTACTAGGTCATCGGTGTTGACTTGGCGCACGATTCCAATATATAATCTTGTCCATAAAAATacgcttttataataaatatatcctGTTCCTTAGAATGAACCaaatttgatcattttttttttaactaatagagGGTAATATTCTACAAGCCACATTTAACctcatttttcaatattttaatctcaaactttattatatatcttcaaaaataattcagttttaaccaaattaaaatttaaagttcgatGCAGCCtataggaagtcttcttctttcagataaaaacatttgttattaaaatctgATAATTCTACAAGATCTGAGAATTGTTCCTgtgaagcccccccccccttcccctTTGAATAGATATCGGGCAGTAGATTAATGGATAAGTATACAAATTAAGGtggcaaataaaatataattttcaagttttatagAATTGGGGAAAatttgattacaatataatttatcacaaGGCGTTTTGGACGCAACCGAACGTACGGAGATCCGTCATTCGTGATACTAACCGATAGTGACGTAAATTAATGGAACGCTCAACCCTGGCAAGTTAAGTGACAAAAGTGGTAATACGTTTGGTTGGTTatgaagttttaaattaaaggaGCTTACTGAGACAAAAAAGTTATAAGTAAGTAAACTTTGATAACGTGTCCTTCAGTTTTTTTCTCTCAGAATCTGTTAACAATTTAGACATGACACCTCGGACTAAGATATAACTAAGatgtatcttagtccgtggacATGACAAacaattctttaaaataaaacgttaatTGCATACAAATGGTTACTATAATACCACAGAATAACGTTATTCTgtgataatactattttataaaatcataatattatcataaatttgtatactgggtatataatatggatttgaaaattaaacagTACACTgtgtacagaataatattaatatgcaaatgttttttcaataacctaatagaaaatattacatattttgataattattgtttttcttagttaataataaaaaaaaaaatattatattgtgtaattttattatattattgatcatcatattattcaatgtattcttaatttttaagaaagttAAAAAGAATACaacacattttacaatttaaaattaaatgttaaatataacagGCGTAAATAACtagtatgaaaatataaatatttattaaataatgaaagcACAATAAGCTCactataaattagtatattatttttttaaaagacaaaattaaaattaaaaacaattatttatttgtatattatatttatgcatgattattttataagttaataaataatacaaacactTGATAAAGGAATGATATAATTCAGTTTGGTATACACAaacaatatttagttttaatttttaaaagttgacaTTTTTAGTCAAGTGTAAATATTCTAGCAGATATATCGCTAACCATCCAGTTAATGCCTTCCAACAAGTTTTCCCCGGTATATGCActacaatgtattattttccAATGGTGAGTTTTAATTCGATCTAATTGcaatacctaaatttaaataaaagaacataatacatattattacatattgattaattatttaactaattagttTTTTGAGTTATATTTCTAAGATATACCTCTTTTATTTCTTCTGATGATAAAGCACCTGGTAAATCTTGTTTATTAGCAAATATCAATAATGTAGCTCCAGCCAATCtctgaaaatatattgtatataaatttgataaatctaTAATTCATTCATATTTAAACATAGCTTATCAATGGACAATGGTGAAGTCAAGAAAAcactattgtaaaatttttgaaaaaaatcatacagtatttaatttgtttctaaTCAAAAGGGGTATGGGTACCAACATTAATTTGTTGTCTCTTTCATACGTGTAACATAGTAAAAATTACTCATTTAGCTTGCATTAGAATGATTGATAGATTCTACAAATTCGGTGTCAAGTCTATATGAGATTGGTCAGACTACTTTATTGAATTTCACTCCCTAATTACCaactttttgaaattgttatttattatttaaaaagtaactaaaattaaattgaaaaaatggcTAAATTGACATCATATACAATATAGACTTCATACTAATTTCAAACCTGTTATTATAATCTTTATCGCTTTACTACATCAATCTTTCCCaaggaataaaattaatagtttttacttttaactgtGTTTCATGTTTGAAGAGtgaagacagagacaacaaatatcaATACCCAATCTTGTTCATGGTAGGTATACTCTGTCCAGTGAGAGAACACGCCAATTCTGCGCATCCCCCCACATCATCTTGCTATCGAAACCGGTTCCCTTATGAAAGGGTAGCATGTGGGGAACCAGTTTTGGTGGGTGCACAGCGTAttctctcgctggacagacCATGCATTGTTGTTTTTCCAATTTCCTGATATTTTGAGAGATACTACCAAAATCCTCTGCTAAGCATGTTTATCCCTGtagcttatattttaaaatacctcttCTTCAATTAAACTATGCAATTCAGTAGTACAATCACTCAGTCTTCTTTTGTCAGCACTGTCAACAACCCATATAAGGCCATCAgtactttcaaaataattacgCCAATATGATCGCAATGACTTTTGACCACCAACATCCCACACATTCAgtttataactgaaaaaaatgtagataatgaatctcttgataaaaaaaaaaagtaaaactatatatatcattttaatacctatttaaatgtattatttggtaaaaactataaaaactatttctTCATAATTCATTACACGAATAGTGTGGTGTACTTAGGAATATTGTGTCCCAGGGGTCAAGGTACACAATGAAATAGCGTTCCTTTcccattaaaatttaacaacataTACTTATAAGGTGTCAAAAGAGTAGGTGATATAGTCAGGTAATcttacacaatacataaataaccccttaataatttataaaattgtacgcCCCAAAACGAGTTATGCTATAAATTGTTGATAAGACTTAAGCTCTTCAAAATTTCGGGTGGGTAGCTACTTGTTGCGCCCTGTACTAAAATCTTCTCTTAAATTGTAGCCTAGGTTTTTTATCGTACGTAATCTTATATCCTACTTATAGGGTCGCAAGTACACGACTAGTATGTAGccaaaattttacttttgacactcactctatatgttttattttcatgatgaatatttttctaataggCACatgttaaattacaaaaataaaaatgtattattggtaTTAGATACTTTGAACATCAAGCACTGGTGCCCCTATATGGGGCATACAGTTTGTCACCTGGGGCAATTGTCCTGTTAAATACACCACTGCGGAAAATTATACTAACATTGCCCTCCCTAGAAGTTTGggactaaataattttttaatgtataacactagtattttaattaattaccttTTATGATCTaatgttttaatgttaaaacCCAATGTTGGTTCAATTGTATTAGTTGGCTctccattatatttttttaatatagttgtTTTTCCAGCATTATCCAAACCTCTGATTAAGTAAGGATATTAAGAatagataaacaatatttaactttttaaataatacattatttaaaaaattataattactaggtactacctatataaattattatgatttatgtataaACACAAAACCAGTGGACTCCTTACATatctattattagttatttatataataagtatattcaaTAAGTTAGTAAATTCAGTTTATTCCATAACTCTGACATAAATGGTCATAgaaggtaatttaaaaataattaataatattcatgttttttgaaaaaggATACAAAATTAAGATCCTCATCTCTTTTTCCTTCTGTTTCATTTTCTTCAGAACTGTCATCAATCCCATTTTGtacgaaaatatgaaatatgtttaTAGCTCAAtatgtttgaatattaatttataatctatacactttattaatttacacataCATACGTCACttgtagtattatttattaagttatttcaaaGTTTTAAACCAAAGAATGAGAATTATTCATATTCTATAGGACGTCTATCGTCAATGATTATGCTTGTgccttgtattataatttattaccttgCCAGTGCCCACGATTAAAGATAaatactatctttaatcgtaATTTTTCCCGCACGGCGCACACACAGTAACTATCtagataataaacataatataaataatattatctatatctgtGATAATAACAATGAAGTTATTTACTTATTTCGGAGCCTCTAAAGTCTGAGCCAGTCTGAGGTTTTTAATTGATAGCAGTGGCTGTGAACAGTGTGAACTGTGTAAACACTATACAttgttaaatatacattttaaaacttttcaagttttaaaggataacatttttgttttaagtgtcaatattatatttcgttcacAATGGCCATCGGCCTTATATAAGTAATCGTATTTacgtaattgtttaaaattatatgtcctaaattgtttgatttatatttttctggtaTGGACCGATTTGAATATGCTAAGCCTGATCCAGCAGAGACCGTTCTATGGCGTCACAGCAATATCACTTTGTATGATGG
The Metopolophium dirhodum isolate CAU chromosome 7, ASM1992520v1, whole genome shotgun sequence DNA segment above includes these coding regions:
- the LOC132948564 gene encoding glycine dehydrogenase (decarboxylating), mitochondrial isoform X1, producing MFRRLNCLRRTQRFYSFNVSNSVFGRESFVQRHIGPNDSDQKQMLKELGYQSLEDLSEAVIPDSVYLQKTPNLKSSVIIDEQSLATLIKSIASKNQIWRSFIGMGYHNCHTPHVIVRNMLENPGWLTPYTPYQEEIGQGRLESLLNFQTLVVDLTCMDVANASLLDEATSASEALAMTYRHNKRKRWFVADNVHPQTLSVVRTRASALGIEVRSGDPNQVDDFKSYSGVLLQYPDTYGHLSDYGEIVNKAHNDETLVVCATDLLSLTLIKAPGEYGVDIVVGSSQRFGTPLGYGGPHAAFIACKKPLMRLIPGRMVGITRDADGDKAYRLTLQTREQHIRRERATSNICTAQALLANVVAMYAVYHGPVGLRTIAQRVHNCAVILKTALDEIPGCSTSDGIFFDTLHLKSTISQQEIIKKCKEKLINLRFFEDQSIGISLDETVTVADLNDLLWIFGCEKSINEIISNDELLEKSVSKTIFKRTSQYLQHSVFNNHQSETKIVRYMKQLENKDVSLVHSMIPLGSCTMKLNATVELLPLSEPGFINIHPFVPPDQVPGYHQILQELEYDLCQLTGYDKISFQPNSGSQGEFAGLCAIMKYHQHRGDKDRKVCLIPTSAHGTNPASAQMAGMDIQLVNVSKDGCIDLQHLKDKVNKYKNQLSCIMITYPSTNGVFEESVMDICELIHSNGGQVYLDGANMNAQVGLCRPGDIGADVSHLNLHKTFCIPHGGGGPGMGPIVVKSHLAPYLPTHPIIHNDNDLSLGTVSASPYGSASIIPISWAYIKLMGSQGLRKATQVAILNANYMSKKLSTHYKTLFVGTKCGLVAHEFIIDSREFKKTANIEATDIAKRLIDYGFHAPTMSWPVAGTLMIEPTESESKIELDRFCNALISIREEIRQIENGVADREQNVLKLAPHTLKQICSDEWNRPYSRKLAAYPMGYEQKVWPSVSRIDSKYGDQNVVCSCPLVF
- the LOC132948564 gene encoding glycine dehydrogenase (decarboxylating), mitochondrial isoform X2 is translated as MGYHNCHTPHVIVRNMLENPGWLTPYTPYQEEIGQGRLESLLNFQTLVVDLTCMDVANASLLDEATSASEALAMTYRHNKRKRWFVADNVHPQTLSVVRTRASALGIEVRSGDPNQVDDFKSYSGVLLQYPDTYGHLSDYGEIVNKAHNDETLVVCATDLLSLTLIKAPGEYGVDIVVGSSQRFGTPLGYGGPHAAFIACKKPLMRLIPGRMVGITRDADGDKAYRLTLQTREQHIRRERATSNICTAQALLANVVAMYAVYHGPVGLRTIAQRVHNCAVILKTALDEIPGCSTSDGIFFDTLHLKSTISQQEIIKKCKEKLINLRFFEDQSIGISLDETVTVADLNDLLWIFGCEKSINEIISNDELLEKSVSKTIFKRTSQYLQHSVFNNHQSETKIVRYMKQLENKDVSLVHSMIPLGSCTMKLNATVELLPLSEPGFINIHPFVPPDQVPGYHQILQELEYDLCQLTGYDKISFQPNSGSQGEFAGLCAIMKYHQHRGDKDRKVCLIPTSAHGTNPASAQMAGMDIQLVNVSKDGCIDLQHLKDKVNKYKNQLSCIMITYPSTNGVFEESVMDICELIHSNGGQVYLDGANMNAQVGLCRPGDIGADVSHLNLHKTFCIPHGGGGPGMGPIVVKSHLAPYLPTHPIIHNDNDLSLGTVSASPYGSASIIPISWAYIKLMGSQGLRKATQVAILNANYMSKKLSTHYKTLFVGTKCGLVAHEFIIDSREFKKTANIEATDIAKRLIDYGFHAPTMSWPVAGTLMIEPTESESKIELDRFCNALISIREEIRQIENGVADREQNVLKLAPHTLKQICSDEWNRPYSRKLAAYPMGYEQKVWPSVSRIDSKYGDQNVVCSCPLVF
- the LOC132948565 gene encoding ras-related C3 botulinum toxin substrate 1; this translates as MSAGRPIKCVVVGDGTVGKTCMLISYTTDSFPGEYVPTVFDNYSAPMVVDSIPVSLGLWDTAGQEDYDRLRPLSYPQTDVFLVCFSVASPSSFENVVSKWYPEIKHHCPDAPMILVGTKIDLREDKETLNVLSEQGLSPIKREQGQKLANKIRAVKYLECSALTQRGLKLVFDEAVRAVLRPVPLKHQQRKCTIA